In one window of Primulina tabacum isolate GXHZ01 chromosome 8, ASM2559414v2, whole genome shotgun sequence DNA:
- the LOC142554799 gene encoding cysteine proteinase inhibitor 1-like, whose amino-acid sequence MQLKSCLLLYVLLLILVASFHYQALAISPSAIVGNWRPIPNVNVVEVLEIARFAVSEYNKKDNVQLELVKVVKGETQLVEGTNYRVVIIANDAAGGNAPGNYEAVVWDMPSKHFRELSSFVKV is encoded by the coding sequence atgcaactcaaatcttgccTTCTTCTCTATGTGCTCCTCTTGATATTGGTGGCTTCATTTCATTACCAAGCCTTGGCCATTTCGCCTAGTGCCATAGTTGGCAACTGGCGGCCGATTCCGAACGTTAACGTGGTAGAAGTGTTGGAGATCGCTAGATTTGCGGTGTCGGAGTACAACAAGAAGGATAACGTGCAGTTGGAGTTAGTAAAGGTGGTGAAGGGTGAAACCCAATTAGTCGAAGGTACGAATTACAGAGTGGTCATCATCGCGAATGATGCGGCTGGTGGCAATGCTCCGGGAAATTACGAGGCTGTGGTATGGGACATGCCTTCGAAGCATTTCAGGGAACTAAGCTCTTTTGTGAAAGTTTAA